In Neomonachus schauinslandi unplaced genomic scaffold, ASM220157v2 HiC_scaffold_6577, whole genome shotgun sequence, the sequence CAGTCCCCTGTCCCCCAGCAGGCCCCAGCTCTATCTCCTGAGCCCCCCTAAGGAGGTGGAATCTTCTCCCACACAGCCAGAGGCCCCAGCTCAGCCTTCAGAGCCCCCTCAGAAGGTAGAACCATCTCCAGCCCAGCAGGAAACCCCAGCTCAGCCTCTACAACTCCCTCACAAAGTAGAACCTTTTCCAGTCTCTCAAGAGACTCATTCTCAGCTTCCACAGTCTCCCGAGAAGGTAGAATCCTCTCCA encodes:
- the LOC123324014 gene encoding LOW QUALITY PROTEIN: putative uncharacterized protein FLJ43944 (The sequence of the model RefSeq protein was modified relative to this genomic sequence to represent the inferred CDS: deleted 1 base in 1 codon); the encoded protein is PVPQQAPALSPEPPKEVESSPTQPEAPAQPSEPPQKVEPSPAQQETPAQPLQLPHKVEPFPVSQETHSQLPQSPEKVESSPVLQEAPSLPLEPLKEVEPSPTQQEAPAQPPEPPKEVVAQPPVHNEVTVPPLGQEQAQPSNLPSATVQPVDLELT